One window of Sardina pilchardus chromosome 2, fSarPil1.1, whole genome shotgun sequence genomic DNA carries:
- the pex19 gene encoding peroxisomal biogenesis factor 19 — MASASDPQVEDTDLDELLDSALDDFEKTNVPPSAPEAAAGPNAEKADGKKPPLLEDSQFFESLFEGEMANQAKEEWERAMAELAQEEPELLQHFQKLSEAAGKVGTDVASQQVFTSCLKDTLSGLAKNADYLQNSGLAGDDLAKTLEGLGLEDNGEGGGGGGGGGGGGEDGNILPIMQSIMQNLLSKDVLYPSLKEITQKYPEWLNSNKESLPAEEFSRYEQQHKIMGDICSQFENDGDQESTFENILDLMQKLQDLGQPPKELAGEAPPGLNFDMESLNIPGAPGAGAAEQCSIM; from the exons ATGGCGTCAGCGTCGGATCCGCAGGTTGAAGACACCGATTTGGATGAATTATTGGACA GTGCCCTCGATGACTTTGAGAAGACAAACGTTCCACCTTCTGCCCCAGAGGCAGCTGCTGGGCCAAATGCAGAAAAGGCAGATGGGAAGAAG CCCCCTCTGCTGGAAGACAGTCAGTTTTTTGAGTCCCTGTTTGAGGGGGAGATGGCGAACCAGGCCaaagaggagtgggagagggcaATGGCTGAGCTTGCCCAGGAAGAgccagagctgctgcagcattTTCAAAAACTGTCTGAAGCAGCAGGGAAAGtcg GCACTGATGTAGCTTCACAGCAGGTGTTCACCTCATGTCTAAAAGACACCCTCAGTGGACTGGCAAAAAATGCAGACTACTTGCAG AATTCAGGTTTAGCTGGAGACGACCTGGCAAAGACATTAGAAGGATTGGGATTAGAGGAcaatggagaaggaggaggaggaggaggaggaggtggaggaggtggagaggatggaAATATTCTACCCATAATGCAATCGATTATGCAAAATTTGCTCTCCAAGGACGTTCTTTACCCATCACTCAAAGAGATTACACAGAAG TATCCTGAGTGGTTAAACAGCAACAAAGAATCTCTCCCTGCGGAGGAGTTCAGTCGATATGAGCAGCAACACAAGATCATGGGAGACATTTGTTCCCAGTTTGAGAACGATGGGGATCAGGAAAGCACTTTTGAGAATATTCTAGATCTAATGCAGAAG CTGCAAGATCTGGGACAACCACCAAAAGAGTTAGCAGGAGAAGCG CCTCCTGGCCTGAACTTCGACATGGAATCGTTGAATATCCCAGGAGCGCctggggctggagctgctgAGCAGTGCTCAATTATGTGA